A single window of Bordetella genomosp. 11 DNA harbors:
- a CDS encoding Bug family tripartite tricarboxylate transporter substrate binding protein: MHKRTFLTLLSTACAALATVGAAPVQADTFPSKPLTLVIPYPPGGPTDAMGRTLATEISHYLPQPMIVENRAGANGNIGAEYVARAQPDGYTLMFGTSGPLAINSSLYSQINYDPVKSYAPVIYVGYLPNILVVNPSIPAKTVPELVAYSKTHPGKLAFASSGTGASSHLAGVMFNALAGTDFLHIPYKGTGPALNDLLGDHVAMSFTDVLTAKPFIESGKLRALGVTTARRSRALPDVPTVAEQGYPGYDVSVFFGIVAPAGTPPDRIATLNKAFVQALNSDKVKALFASQGLETAPDHTPQALGAFIAEEKAKWAKVIKSSGIPLN; this comes from the coding sequence GTGCACAAGCGCACTTTCCTGACCCTGCTGTCCACGGCCTGCGCCGCGCTGGCTACCGTTGGCGCCGCGCCTGTCCAGGCCGACACCTTCCCGTCCAAGCCCTTGACGCTGGTCATTCCCTATCCCCCCGGCGGCCCCACCGACGCCATGGGCCGCACCCTGGCCACCGAGATTTCCCACTACCTGCCGCAGCCCATGATCGTGGAGAATCGTGCCGGAGCCAACGGCAACATCGGGGCCGAATACGTGGCACGCGCACAGCCCGACGGCTATACGCTGATGTTCGGCACGTCCGGACCGCTGGCCATCAATTCCAGCCTGTATAGCCAGATCAACTACGATCCCGTCAAGAGCTACGCGCCCGTGATCTACGTGGGCTACCTGCCCAACATCCTGGTGGTGAATCCCAGCATCCCCGCCAAGACCGTGCCGGAACTCGTCGCCTATTCCAAGACCCATCCCGGCAAGCTGGCATTCGCGTCGTCGGGCACCGGCGCGTCCTCCCATCTGGCGGGCGTGATGTTCAATGCCCTGGCCGGCACGGACTTCCTGCACATTCCCTACAAGGGCACCGGCCCGGCGCTGAACGACCTGCTGGGCGACCACGTGGCCATGAGCTTTACCGATGTGCTGACCGCCAAGCCCTTCATCGAATCCGGCAAGCTGCGCGCCCTGGGCGTCACCACGGCCAGGCGCTCGCGCGCGCTGCCCGATGTGCCCACCGTCGCCGAACAAGGCTATCCCGGCTACGACGTCAGCGTCTTCTTCGGCATCGTCGCGCCCGCCGGTACGCCGCCGGACCGCATCGCCACCCTCAACAAGGCCTTCGTCCAGGCTTTGAATTCCGACAAGGTCAAGGCGCTGTTCGCCTCGCAAGGCCTGGAAACCGCGCCCGACCATACGCCGCAGGCATTGGGCGCGTTCATCGCGGAAGAAAAAGCCAAGTGGGCCAAGGTCATCAAGTCGTCCGGCATCCCGCTGAACTGA
- a CDS encoding CaiB/BaiF CoA transferase family protein gives MAFTPDTGALAGIRVLDISRILGGPYCGQILGDHGADVLKIEPPQGDDTRTWGPPFKDGVASYYMGLNRNKRVQHLDLSRPAGRERLLELLEHTDVLVENFKTGTMERWGMGYDVLSRRFPRLIWCRVSGFGADGPLGGLAGYDAAVQAMSGIMSVNGEAGGEPLRVGLPVVDMVTGLNAVIGVLLALQERHRSGKGQFVEATLYDSGLSLLHPHAANWFMDGRKPRRTGNAHPNIYPYDTFQTATEPLFLAIGNDRQFGTLCEVLGCPALAADERFATPGGRSTHRAELKTLLESALSAFDAASLVDRLMTANVPAAPVLDMDAALNHPHTAHRGMVVGIGDDYRGLGAPVKLSRTPASYRHAPLTPGTDFDPD, from the coding sequence ATGGCCTTTACCCCCGACACCGGCGCGCTGGCCGGCATCCGTGTACTCGATATCTCGCGCATCCTGGGCGGCCCGTACTGCGGCCAGATACTCGGCGACCATGGCGCCGACGTGCTGAAGATCGAGCCGCCGCAAGGCGACGATACGCGCACCTGGGGACCGCCGTTCAAGGACGGCGTGGCTTCCTACTACATGGGGCTGAACCGCAACAAGCGCGTGCAGCACCTGGACCTGTCCCGCCCCGCCGGCCGCGAGCGCCTGCTGGAGCTGCTGGAACATACCGATGTGCTGGTAGAGAACTTCAAGACCGGCACCATGGAACGCTGGGGCATGGGCTATGACGTGCTATCGCGCCGCTTCCCGCGGCTGATCTGGTGCCGCGTTTCCGGCTTCGGCGCCGATGGGCCGCTCGGCGGCCTGGCGGGCTACGACGCGGCGGTACAGGCCATGAGCGGCATCATGAGCGTGAACGGCGAGGCCGGCGGCGAACCGTTGCGGGTGGGCCTGCCGGTGGTCGACATGGTGACCGGGTTGAACGCCGTCATCGGCGTGCTGCTGGCCCTGCAGGAACGCCACCGCAGCGGCAAGGGGCAGTTCGTCGAGGCAACGCTGTACGACAGCGGGCTGTCGCTGCTGCATCCCCATGCGGCGAACTGGTTCATGGATGGGCGCAAGCCGCGCCGGACCGGCAACGCGCATCCGAACATCTATCCCTACGATACCTTCCAGACCGCCACGGAGCCGCTGTTCCTGGCCATCGGCAACGACCGGCAGTTCGGCACGCTGTGCGAAGTACTGGGCTGCCCGGCGCTGGCCGCGGACGAGCGCTTCGCCACGCCGGGGGGAAGATCGACGCATCGCGCCGAACTGAAGACGCTGCTGGAATCGGCGCTGTCCGCCTTCGATGCCGCCAGCCTGGTGGACCGGCTGATGACGGCCAACGTACCGGCCGCGCCCGTGCTGGACATGGATGCCGCGCTTAACCATCCGCATACCGCGCACCGCGGCATGGTCGTGGGCATCGGCGACGATTACCGGGGCCTGGGCGCGCCGGTCAAACTGAGCCGCACGCCGGCCAGCTATCGCCATGCCCCGCTGACGCCGGGCACGGACTTCGATCCGGACTGA
- the lolA gene encoding outer membrane lipoprotein chaperone LolA gives MQLSRRLAGLASAAALSLCICLPAHAAATAQEQLHAFVSSVTAATGSFTQATTGGQQSQPRPPQSGTFSFQRPGKFKWSVQKPYEQLIIADGKQVYQYDPDLAQVTVRKVDQAIGTSPAAILFGSGSLEQSFDVSALPARDGLEWLRAKPRTTDAGFSRVDIGFKDNQPVRIELLDAFGQTTRVDLSNIVPNPHISAQDFQFTPPKGVDVVNM, from the coding sequence ATCCAACTATCACGTCGTCTGGCCGGCCTGGCGTCGGCCGCGGCCCTGTCCCTGTGTATCTGCCTGCCGGCCCATGCCGCGGCGACCGCGCAGGAACAACTGCACGCTTTCGTATCGTCCGTCACGGCGGCCACCGGGTCTTTTACCCAGGCGACCACGGGCGGGCAGCAGTCGCAGCCGCGTCCGCCGCAAAGCGGCACGTTCTCGTTCCAGCGGCCCGGCAAGTTCAAATGGTCCGTGCAGAAGCCCTACGAACAGCTGATCATCGCCGACGGCAAGCAGGTCTATCAGTACGATCCAGACCTGGCCCAGGTGACGGTGCGCAAGGTGGACCAGGCCATCGGCACATCGCCGGCGGCCATTCTGTTCGGGTCCGGGTCCTTGGAGCAGTCCTTCGATGTGTCGGCCCTGCCGGCCCGGGATGGACTGGAGTGGCTGCGCGCCAAGCCGCGCACGACGGACGCGGGTTTCTCCCGCGTCGATATCGGTTTCAAGGACAACCAGCCGGTACGTATCGAGCTGCTGGATGCCTTCGGCCAGACCACGCGCGTCGACCTCTCGAATATCGTGCCCAATCCCCACATCAGCGCGCAGGATTTCCAGTTCACGCCGCCCAAGGGCGTGGACGTGGTCAATATGTGA
- a CDS encoding DNA translocase FtsK, with protein MPRISTASPRASRNTRNGPSPLQIRISSLLREARWILFAAMAAWLTLVLATWSSADPGWSHSVPAGVVHNKGGTLGAYLADILLYLFGFSAWWWVVLLLHRVRAGYRRLAGHLRAPGGNLEPLPRVRWEQGVGFGMLLLGSMGLEALRLYTLGTHLPGSADGGSGAGGVIGHTLAQQLSSAIGFTGGTLVFLVLVATGLSLFFSFSWLAIAERVGGFIEGLMRRARATVDARQDRKLGEVAQAARTEQVVAKQEKLVHEQPVRIEPAITVVPKSDRVQREKQQTLFSPPDGEGDLPTISLLDPPPVMQETVSAETIEFTSRLIEKKLADFGVTVTVVAAQAGPVITRYEIEPATGVKGSQVVNLAKDLARALSLVSIRVVETIPGKNLMGLELPNPRRQMVKLSEILGSQTYHASASTVTMALGKDIAGNPVVADLAKMPHLLVAGTTGSGKSVGINAMILSLLYKADAAQTRLILIDPKMLEMSVYEGIPHLLAPVVTDMRHAANALNWCVAEMEKRYRLMSKMGVRNLAGFNTKIRDAIKREEPIPNPFSLTPDQPEPLQPLPTIVVVIDELADLMMVVGKKIEELIARLAQKARAAGIHLILATQRPSVDVITGLIKANIPTRIAFQVSSKIDSRTILDQMGAETLLGQGDMLYMPSGSGLPVRVHGAFVSDDEVHRVVEHLKAQGEPNYVEGLLEGGVEGETGDGVGSVTGFTDSESDPMYDQACEVVLKHRRASISLVQRHLRIGYNRAARLLEQMEQAGMVSAMQSNGNREILVPASAREEA; from the coding sequence ATGCCGCGTATTTCAACCGCTTCCCCGCGCGCTTCGCGCAACACGCGCAATGGCCCGTCGCCGTTGCAGATCCGAATTTCCTCTTTGCTGCGCGAAGCCCGGTGGATACTTTTCGCCGCCATGGCCGCGTGGCTGACGCTGGTGCTGGCGACATGGAGTTCCGCCGATCCCGGCTGGTCGCATTCCGTGCCTGCAGGCGTGGTCCACAACAAGGGCGGCACCCTGGGTGCCTACCTGGCCGATATCCTGCTCTATTTGTTCGGATTTTCCGCATGGTGGTGGGTCGTCCTGCTGCTGCACCGCGTGCGGGCGGGCTACCGGCGGCTGGCCGGCCATCTGCGCGCCCCGGGCGGCAATCTCGAACCCCTGCCCCGGGTGCGCTGGGAGCAGGGCGTGGGCTTCGGCATGCTGCTGCTCGGCTCCATGGGCCTGGAAGCGCTGCGCCTGTATACCTTGGGGACGCATCTGCCGGGAAGCGCGGACGGCGGCAGCGGCGCGGGCGGCGTCATCGGGCATACGCTGGCGCAGCAGCTGTCCAGCGCCATCGGCTTTACCGGCGGCACGCTGGTGTTCCTGGTACTGGTTGCCACCGGGCTGAGCCTGTTCTTTTCCTTCTCCTGGCTGGCCATCGCCGAGCGCGTCGGGGGCTTCATCGAAGGCCTGATGCGGCGCGCGCGCGCCACCGTGGACGCGCGCCAGGACCGCAAGCTGGGCGAGGTGGCGCAGGCCGCGCGCACCGAACAGGTGGTCGCCAAGCAGGAAAAACTGGTGCACGAACAGCCCGTGCGCATCGAACCGGCGATTACCGTGGTGCCCAAGTCGGACCGGGTGCAACGTGAGAAACAGCAGACGCTGTTCTCGCCGCCGGACGGCGAGGGCGACCTGCCCACCATCAGCCTGCTCGACCCGCCGCCCGTGATGCAGGAAACCGTGTCGGCGGAAACCATCGAATTCACCTCGCGGCTGATCGAGAAAAAGCTTGCCGATTTCGGGGTCACCGTTACCGTCGTCGCGGCGCAGGCCGGGCCGGTGATCACGCGCTACGAAATCGAGCCCGCCACCGGCGTCAAGGGCAGCCAGGTGGTGAACCTGGCCAAGGACCTGGCGCGCGCGCTCAGCCTGGTCAGCATCCGCGTGGTCGAGACCATCCCCGGCAAGAACCTGATGGGGCTGGAATTGCCCAATCCGCGCCGCCAGATGGTCAAGCTGTCGGAAATCCTGGGCTCGCAGACCTACCACGCCAGCGCCTCCACCGTCACGATGGCCCTGGGCAAGGACATCGCCGGCAACCCGGTCGTCGCCGACCTGGCCAAGATGCCTCACTTGCTGGTGGCCGGTACCACCGGTTCGGGCAAGTCGGTGGGGATCAACGCGATGATCCTGTCGCTGCTGTACAAGGCCGACGCGGCCCAGACCCGGCTCATCCTGATCGACCCGAAGATGCTCGAAATGAGCGTCTACGAAGGCATTCCGCACCTGCTGGCCCCCGTGGTCACCGACATGCGACATGCGGCCAACGCGCTGAACTGGTGCGTGGCCGAAATGGAAAAGCGCTATCGCCTCATGAGCAAAATGGGCGTGCGCAACCTGGCCGGCTTCAATACCAAGATCCGCGACGCCATCAAGCGCGAAGAGCCCATCCCCAATCCGTTCTCGCTGACGCCGGACCAGCCTGAACCGCTGCAACCCTTGCCCACCATCGTCGTGGTGATCGACGAACTGGCCGACCTGATGATGGTCGTGGGCAAGAAGATCGAAGAGCTCATCGCCCGCCTGGCGCAGAAGGCGCGCGCGGCCGGCATCCACCTGATCCTGGCCACGCAGCGTCCCAGCGTGGACGTCATCACGGGCCTGATCAAGGCCAACATCCCGACCCGCATCGCCTTCCAGGTATCGTCCAAGATCGACTCGCGCACGATCCTGGATCAAATGGGCGCCGAGACACTGCTCGGGCAGGGCGATATGTTGTACATGCCGTCGGGCAGCGGGCTGCCGGTGCGCGTGCACGGCGCCTTCGTGTCCGACGACGAAGTCCATCGCGTGGTCGAACACCTGAAGGCGCAGGGCGAACCGAACTACGTCGAAGGCTTGCTGGAAGGCGGCGTCGAAGGCGAAACGGGCGACGGCGTGGGCAGTGTCACCGGGTTCACGGACAGCGAGTCCGACCCGATGTACGACCAGGCCTGCGAGGTGGTGCTCAAGCATCGCCGCGCCTCGATTTCCCTCGTGCAGCGGCATCTGCGCATCGGCTATAACCGCGCGGCGCGCCTGCTGGAACAAATGGAGCAGGCCGGCATGGTCTCCGCCATGCAGTCCAACGGCAACCGCGAAATCCTGGTCCCGGCGTCCGCGCGGGAGGAAGCATGA